One Flexivirga aerilata DNA segment encodes these proteins:
- a CDS encoding GntR family transcriptional regulator, with amino-acid sequence MFRIDDAVDTPPYQQICDQVSAGIDSGELAAGTRLPSVRALAAELHVAPGTVAKAYTQLEQAGLIETAGRSGTRVAATGGPVALAAEAAAAFADRVRPLGLDDEQLVKLVRAALTP; translated from the coding sequence ATGTTCCGCATCGACGACGCGGTGGACACCCCGCCGTACCAGCAGATTTGCGACCAGGTGTCGGCGGGGATCGACTCCGGGGAGCTCGCCGCGGGGACCCGGCTGCCGTCGGTGCGGGCCCTCGCCGCCGAGCTGCACGTCGCGCCGGGCACCGTCGCCAAGGCCTACACCCAGCTGGAGCAGGCGGGCCTGATCGAGACCGCCGGTCGGTCCGGCACCCGCGTCGCCGCGACGGGCGGGCCGGTGGCGCTCGCGGCGGAGGCGGCCGCCGCCTTCGCCGACCGGGTGCGGCCGCTCGGCCTCGACGACGAGCAGCTGGTGAAGCTGGTGCGGGCGGCCCTCACGCCCTAG